A genome region from Magnolia sinica isolate HGM2019 chromosome 8, MsV1, whole genome shotgun sequence includes the following:
- the LOC131253024 gene encoding uncharacterized protein LOC131253024 isoform X1, with the protein MDRFDHHQRLLLLQRKKRSSRSFGGEGDGRIEKPMDASEMAMDSSLLGGIPTKDNLLDFEFRRGSSKQASGAPMKMLLAEEMSKEMECRRRSPSVIAKLMGLDPLPTQQPVHKEQKKFSESYRQRTKSIGYQEKYVSYEDRLSQKSGKEQQEFKDVFEVMETSMVEKAKHNTRMVQKGIASSKLSEAKMAFIRQKFMDAKRLSTDENLRQSKEFHDALEVLDSNKDLFLKFLQEPDSLFTKHLHDLQAVPSSPQSNHVTVMKSSKGTKHENSEICWKSDRKTENHMQLRKDITNPFQKHERRRVSHNTDDVYVSQVSTRFEGKPENCLLPTRIVVLKPSLGRTQSTARAISSPSSSTSSHSSYRKHREFRRSGDRELFPELRDRPKLANNVDLLRHRTRSSREIAREITQQMRQSVSSGSANVSSSGKGYVRDESSYCLSGKDSVNDNEVSTQASGRFRHISSSYSTESFVSREARKRLSERWKMTHRFQEGGSASKGSSTLGEMLALSDRETEPATLASTVNQGGPCNSSSGMDMFERWGNPSGISSRDGWKDAFPRKLPKSRSLPASSTVYGSQKTRSSHDVVSNDNHFMLKEAINLGPDYSFKENFDQKGISCPGNTKVASEESQSHLHADAENSPTIREIHVSPDETKNVFEVRDLSAQQLMVPESSAGCAGDTMPPTDHIPIPECEEVQMDSNTHEEPLPEPADCMMLVKDSKSADWDQNDLIVEETPVKQPQAESHCQVTELESPRSCKGAEQPSPVSVLEPAFEVETSSSECFERVSADLHGLRMQLQLLKLETAEASTEGSDFMVSSDEEPGEGCSSLMEDKGGLSVLFSDVESRDFSFLLDVLGDAGFHEADSEMLFATWNLPELPIGSGTFEVLEKKYGGQVAWPRSERRLLFDLINSALAVVLGQRQDQRPWMKLKGRAGVVWGCRVGLADEVWELLVRHGKEGSGDTAEKALGRDVGWLDLGEDVDVIGREIERVVMDELLEEVVCGLSS; encoded by the exons GAGATGGGCGCATTGAAAAACCAATGGATGCATCAGAGATGGCAATGGATTCTAGTCTTTTAGGTGGCATTCCTACCAAGGATAATTTG CTTGACTTTGAGTTTAGGCGAGGTTCTTCCAAGCAAGCAAGTGGAGCACCCATGAAAATGCTGCTAGCTGAAGAAATGTCAAAAGAAATGGAATGTAGACGGCGGTCGCCAAGTGTGATCGCAAAATTGATGGGTCTCGACCCGCTGCCAACTCAGCAGCCAGTCCATAAAGAACAAAAGAAGTTCTCTGAAAGCTATCGTCAAAGAACTAAATCTATAGGTTACCAAGAGAAATATGTATCCTATGAGGATCGCTTATCCCAGAAGAGTGGCAAGGAGCAACAAGAATTCAAGGATGTTTTTGAAGTCATGGAAACATCAATGGTTGAGAAGGCTAAGCACAATACTcgaatggttcaaaagggaattgctAGCTCTAAGCTTAGTGAAGCAAAAATGGCATTTATTCGGCAAAAGTTCATGGATGCAAAACGCCTTTCAACTGACGAAAACCTTCGGCAGTCCAAGGAATTTCATGATGCATTGGAGGTCCTTGATTCCAATAAAGATCTCTTCCTGAAATTTCTTCAAGAACCCGATTCTTTGTTTACAAAACATCTCCATGATTTGCAGGCTGTTCCATCCTCTCCTCAATCAAATCATGTAACAGTGATGAAATCATCAAAGGGCACAAAACATGAAAATAGTGAGATATGTTGGAAATCAGATAGAAAGACGGAAAACCACATGCAGCTACGAAAGGATATCACAAACCCTTTTCAAAAGCATGAACGCAGACGTGTTAGTCACAACACAGATGATGTTTATGTTTCGCAAGTGTCGACAAGATTTGAAGGAAAGCCCGAGAACTGCCTTCTTCCTACAAGGATTGTTGTTCTGAAGCCCAGTCTTGGGAGGACACAAAGCACAGCTAGAGCCATTTCATCACCAAGCTCTTCAACAAGCTCTCATTCCAGTTACAGAAAGCACAGGGAATTCCGAAGGTCTGGAGATCGGGAACTATTTCCGGAATTAAGGGATCGACCAAAATTGGCCAATAATGTGGACCTTTTGAGGCATAGGACTAGGAGTTCAAGAGAAATTGCTAGGGAAATTACTCAACAAATGAGGCAGAGTGTAAGCAGTGGCTCTGCAAATGTATCATCCTCGGGAAAAGGGTATGTTAGGGATGAAAGCTCATATTGCCTGTCAGGAAAGGACTCGGTAAATGATAATGAAGTATCAACACAGGCTTCCGGACGCTTCAGGCATATTTCATCATCTTATTCAACCGAATCATTTGTGAGCAGGGAGGCCAGGAAGCGTCTCTCTGAACGTTGGAAGATGACTCACAGGTTTCAAGAAGGGGGATCTGCTAGTAAGGGCTCGAGTACGCTCGGTGAAATGCTGGCTCTGTCTGATAGAGAAACAGAGCCAGCAACTTTGGCTTCTACGGTCAATCAGGGTGGTCCATGCAACAGCTCTTCTGGAATGGATATGTTTGAAAGATGGGGTAATCCATCAGGTATTAGCAGCAGGGATGGCTGGAAGGATGCCTTCCCTAGAAAATTACCAAAGTCCAGATCTCTTCCGGCATCTTCCACTGTTTATGGAAGTCAGAAAACAAGAAGCAGCCATGATGTTGTCAGTAATGACAACCATTTTATGTTAAAAGAGGCGATCAACCTGGGGCCTGATTACTCTTTCAAGGAAAACTTTGACCAGAAAGGAATTTCCTGCCCTGGAAATACAAAAGTTGCCAGTGAGGAATCTCAATCTCATCTCCATGCGGATGCAGAAAATAGTCCCACTATACGTGAAATTCATGTTAGTCCAGATGAAACCAAGAATGTGTTTGAGGTAAGGGATTTGTCTGCACAACAACTTATGGTTCCTGAATCATCAGCTGGTTGTGCTGGTGATACAATGCCTCCCACTGACCATATTCCCATTCCCGAATGTGAGGAGGTGCAAATGGACTCCAATACCCATGAGGAGCCACTGCCGGAACCAGCAGACTGTATGATGTTGGTGAAAGATAGCAAGTCAGCTGATTGGGATCAGAATGATTTGATCGTGGAG GAAACACCAGTCAAACAACCTCAAGCAGAGTCACACTGCCAAGTAACAGAACTGGAGTCTCCTCGAAGTTGTAAAGGAGCTGAACAGCCCAGTCCGGTTTCTGTTCTAGAACCAGCATTTGAAGTAGAAACTTCAAGTTCCGAATGCTTTGAGAGAGTCAGTGCAGATCTTCACG GGCTGCGGATGCAACTTCAGCTTCTCAAGTTGGAGACAGCGGAAGCATCCACGGAGGGATCAGATTTCATGGTCTCGAGCGACGAAGAACCTGGAGAAGGATGCAGCAGCCTCATGGAAGACAAGGGAGGGCTCTCAGTGTTGTTTAGTGATGTGGAGAGCAGAGACTTCTCCTTCCTACTTGACGTGCTTGGCGACGCAGGCTTTCACGAGGCCGACTCCGAAATGCTATTCGCGACATGGAACTTGCCAGAACTCCCCATAGGCTCTGGCACATTTGAGGTGTTAGAGAAAAAATATGGTGGGCAGGTGGCATGGCCAAGATCGGAAAGGAGGCTCCTGTTCGATCTCATAAATTCAGCACTGGCAGTGGTTCTCGGGCAGCGCCAGGACCagcgcccatggatgaagttGAAAGGGAGGGCCGGGGTCGTGTGGGGCTGCCGCGTAGGGCTTGCAGATGAGGTGTGGGAGTTGCTGGTTCGGCACGGCAAGGAAGGGAGCGGGGACACGGCAGAAAAGGCATTGGGGAGGGATGTAGGGTGGTTGGATTTGGGAGAAGATGTCGATGTgatagggagagagatagagagagtggtgatggatgagtTGTTGGAGGAAGTGGTCTGTGGGCTATCTTCCTGA
- the LOC131253024 gene encoding uncharacterized protein LOC131253024 isoform X2, with product MDASEMAMDSSLLGGIPTKDNLLDFEFRRGSSKQASGAPMKMLLAEEMSKEMECRRRSPSVIAKLMGLDPLPTQQPVHKEQKKFSESYRQRTKSIGYQEKYVSYEDRLSQKSGKEQQEFKDVFEVMETSMVEKAKHNTRMVQKGIASSKLSEAKMAFIRQKFMDAKRLSTDENLRQSKEFHDALEVLDSNKDLFLKFLQEPDSLFTKHLHDLQAVPSSPQSNHVTVMKSSKGTKHENSEICWKSDRKTENHMQLRKDITNPFQKHERRRVSHNTDDVYVSQVSTRFEGKPENCLLPTRIVVLKPSLGRTQSTARAISSPSSSTSSHSSYRKHREFRRSGDRELFPELRDRPKLANNVDLLRHRTRSSREIAREITQQMRQSVSSGSANVSSSGKGYVRDESSYCLSGKDSVNDNEVSTQASGRFRHISSSYSTESFVSREARKRLSERWKMTHRFQEGGSASKGSSTLGEMLALSDRETEPATLASTVNQGGPCNSSSGMDMFERWGNPSGISSRDGWKDAFPRKLPKSRSLPASSTVYGSQKTRSSHDVVSNDNHFMLKEAINLGPDYSFKENFDQKGISCPGNTKVASEESQSHLHADAENSPTIREIHVSPDETKNVFEVRDLSAQQLMVPESSAGCAGDTMPPTDHIPIPECEEVQMDSNTHEEPLPEPADCMMLVKDSKSADWDQNDLIVEETPVKQPQAESHCQVTELESPRSCKGAEQPSPVSVLEPAFEVETSSSECFERVSADLHGLRMQLQLLKLETAEASTEGSDFMVSSDEEPGEGCSSLMEDKGGLSVLFSDVESRDFSFLLDVLGDAGFHEADSEMLFATWNLPELPIGSGTFEVLEKKYGGQVAWPRSERRLLFDLINSALAVVLGQRQDQRPWMKLKGRAGVVWGCRVGLADEVWELLVRHGKEGSGDTAEKALGRDVGWLDLGEDVDVIGREIERVVMDELLEEVVCGLSS from the exons ATGGATGCATCAGAGATGGCAATGGATTCTAGTCTTTTAGGTGGCATTCCTACCAAGGATAATTTG CTTGACTTTGAGTTTAGGCGAGGTTCTTCCAAGCAAGCAAGTGGAGCACCCATGAAAATGCTGCTAGCTGAAGAAATGTCAAAAGAAATGGAATGTAGACGGCGGTCGCCAAGTGTGATCGCAAAATTGATGGGTCTCGACCCGCTGCCAACTCAGCAGCCAGTCCATAAAGAACAAAAGAAGTTCTCTGAAAGCTATCGTCAAAGAACTAAATCTATAGGTTACCAAGAGAAATATGTATCCTATGAGGATCGCTTATCCCAGAAGAGTGGCAAGGAGCAACAAGAATTCAAGGATGTTTTTGAAGTCATGGAAACATCAATGGTTGAGAAGGCTAAGCACAATACTcgaatggttcaaaagggaattgctAGCTCTAAGCTTAGTGAAGCAAAAATGGCATTTATTCGGCAAAAGTTCATGGATGCAAAACGCCTTTCAACTGACGAAAACCTTCGGCAGTCCAAGGAATTTCATGATGCATTGGAGGTCCTTGATTCCAATAAAGATCTCTTCCTGAAATTTCTTCAAGAACCCGATTCTTTGTTTACAAAACATCTCCATGATTTGCAGGCTGTTCCATCCTCTCCTCAATCAAATCATGTAACAGTGATGAAATCATCAAAGGGCACAAAACATGAAAATAGTGAGATATGTTGGAAATCAGATAGAAAGACGGAAAACCACATGCAGCTACGAAAGGATATCACAAACCCTTTTCAAAAGCATGAACGCAGACGTGTTAGTCACAACACAGATGATGTTTATGTTTCGCAAGTGTCGACAAGATTTGAAGGAAAGCCCGAGAACTGCCTTCTTCCTACAAGGATTGTTGTTCTGAAGCCCAGTCTTGGGAGGACACAAAGCACAGCTAGAGCCATTTCATCACCAAGCTCTTCAACAAGCTCTCATTCCAGTTACAGAAAGCACAGGGAATTCCGAAGGTCTGGAGATCGGGAACTATTTCCGGAATTAAGGGATCGACCAAAATTGGCCAATAATGTGGACCTTTTGAGGCATAGGACTAGGAGTTCAAGAGAAATTGCTAGGGAAATTACTCAACAAATGAGGCAGAGTGTAAGCAGTGGCTCTGCAAATGTATCATCCTCGGGAAAAGGGTATGTTAGGGATGAAAGCTCATATTGCCTGTCAGGAAAGGACTCGGTAAATGATAATGAAGTATCAACACAGGCTTCCGGACGCTTCAGGCATATTTCATCATCTTATTCAACCGAATCATTTGTGAGCAGGGAGGCCAGGAAGCGTCTCTCTGAACGTTGGAAGATGACTCACAGGTTTCAAGAAGGGGGATCTGCTAGTAAGGGCTCGAGTACGCTCGGTGAAATGCTGGCTCTGTCTGATAGAGAAACAGAGCCAGCAACTTTGGCTTCTACGGTCAATCAGGGTGGTCCATGCAACAGCTCTTCTGGAATGGATATGTTTGAAAGATGGGGTAATCCATCAGGTATTAGCAGCAGGGATGGCTGGAAGGATGCCTTCCCTAGAAAATTACCAAAGTCCAGATCTCTTCCGGCATCTTCCACTGTTTATGGAAGTCAGAAAACAAGAAGCAGCCATGATGTTGTCAGTAATGACAACCATTTTATGTTAAAAGAGGCGATCAACCTGGGGCCTGATTACTCTTTCAAGGAAAACTTTGACCAGAAAGGAATTTCCTGCCCTGGAAATACAAAAGTTGCCAGTGAGGAATCTCAATCTCATCTCCATGCGGATGCAGAAAATAGTCCCACTATACGTGAAATTCATGTTAGTCCAGATGAAACCAAGAATGTGTTTGAGGTAAGGGATTTGTCTGCACAACAACTTATGGTTCCTGAATCATCAGCTGGTTGTGCTGGTGATACAATGCCTCCCACTGACCATATTCCCATTCCCGAATGTGAGGAGGTGCAAATGGACTCCAATACCCATGAGGAGCCACTGCCGGAACCAGCAGACTGTATGATGTTGGTGAAAGATAGCAAGTCAGCTGATTGGGATCAGAATGATTTGATCGTGGAG GAAACACCAGTCAAACAACCTCAAGCAGAGTCACACTGCCAAGTAACAGAACTGGAGTCTCCTCGAAGTTGTAAAGGAGCTGAACAGCCCAGTCCGGTTTCTGTTCTAGAACCAGCATTTGAAGTAGAAACTTCAAGTTCCGAATGCTTTGAGAGAGTCAGTGCAGATCTTCACG GGCTGCGGATGCAACTTCAGCTTCTCAAGTTGGAGACAGCGGAAGCATCCACGGAGGGATCAGATTTCATGGTCTCGAGCGACGAAGAACCTGGAGAAGGATGCAGCAGCCTCATGGAAGACAAGGGAGGGCTCTCAGTGTTGTTTAGTGATGTGGAGAGCAGAGACTTCTCCTTCCTACTTGACGTGCTTGGCGACGCAGGCTTTCACGAGGCCGACTCCGAAATGCTATTCGCGACATGGAACTTGCCAGAACTCCCCATAGGCTCTGGCACATTTGAGGTGTTAGAGAAAAAATATGGTGGGCAGGTGGCATGGCCAAGATCGGAAAGGAGGCTCCTGTTCGATCTCATAAATTCAGCACTGGCAGTGGTTCTCGGGCAGCGCCAGGACCagcgcccatggatgaagttGAAAGGGAGGGCCGGGGTCGTGTGGGGCTGCCGCGTAGGGCTTGCAGATGAGGTGTGGGAGTTGCTGGTTCGGCACGGCAAGGAAGGGAGCGGGGACACGGCAGAAAAGGCATTGGGGAGGGATGTAGGGTGGTTGGATTTGGGAGAAGATGTCGATGTgatagggagagagatagagagagtggtgatggatgagtTGTTGGAGGAAGTGGTCTGTGGGCTATCTTCCTGA
- the LOC131253024 gene encoding uncharacterized protein LOC131253024 isoform X3 yields MKMLLAEEMSKEMECRRRSPSVIAKLMGLDPLPTQQPVHKEQKKFSESYRQRTKSIGYQEKYVSYEDRLSQKSGKEQQEFKDVFEVMETSMVEKAKHNTRMVQKGIASSKLSEAKMAFIRQKFMDAKRLSTDENLRQSKEFHDALEVLDSNKDLFLKFLQEPDSLFTKHLHDLQAVPSSPQSNHVTVMKSSKGTKHENSEICWKSDRKTENHMQLRKDITNPFQKHERRRVSHNTDDVYVSQVSTRFEGKPENCLLPTRIVVLKPSLGRTQSTARAISSPSSSTSSHSSYRKHREFRRSGDRELFPELRDRPKLANNVDLLRHRTRSSREIAREITQQMRQSVSSGSANVSSSGKGYVRDESSYCLSGKDSVNDNEVSTQASGRFRHISSSYSTESFVSREARKRLSERWKMTHRFQEGGSASKGSSTLGEMLALSDRETEPATLASTVNQGGPCNSSSGMDMFERWGNPSGISSRDGWKDAFPRKLPKSRSLPASSTVYGSQKTRSSHDVVSNDNHFMLKEAINLGPDYSFKENFDQKGISCPGNTKVASEESQSHLHADAENSPTIREIHVSPDETKNVFEVRDLSAQQLMVPESSAGCAGDTMPPTDHIPIPECEEVQMDSNTHEEPLPEPADCMMLVKDSKSADWDQNDLIVEETPVKQPQAESHCQVTELESPRSCKGAEQPSPVSVLEPAFEVETSSSECFERVSADLHGLRMQLQLLKLETAEASTEGSDFMVSSDEEPGEGCSSLMEDKGGLSVLFSDVESRDFSFLLDVLGDAGFHEADSEMLFATWNLPELPIGSGTFEVLEKKYGGQVAWPRSERRLLFDLINSALAVVLGQRQDQRPWMKLKGRAGVVWGCRVGLADEVWELLVRHGKEGSGDTAEKALGRDVGWLDLGEDVDVIGREIERVVMDELLEEVVCGLSS; encoded by the exons ATGAAAATGCTGCTAGCTGAAGAAATGTCAAAAGAAATGGAATGTAGACGGCGGTCGCCAAGTGTGATCGCAAAATTGATGGGTCTCGACCCGCTGCCAACTCAGCAGCCAGTCCATAAAGAACAAAAGAAGTTCTCTGAAAGCTATCGTCAAAGAACTAAATCTATAGGTTACCAAGAGAAATATGTATCCTATGAGGATCGCTTATCCCAGAAGAGTGGCAAGGAGCAACAAGAATTCAAGGATGTTTTTGAAGTCATGGAAACATCAATGGTTGAGAAGGCTAAGCACAATACTcgaatggttcaaaagggaattgctAGCTCTAAGCTTAGTGAAGCAAAAATGGCATTTATTCGGCAAAAGTTCATGGATGCAAAACGCCTTTCAACTGACGAAAACCTTCGGCAGTCCAAGGAATTTCATGATGCATTGGAGGTCCTTGATTCCAATAAAGATCTCTTCCTGAAATTTCTTCAAGAACCCGATTCTTTGTTTACAAAACATCTCCATGATTTGCAGGCTGTTCCATCCTCTCCTCAATCAAATCATGTAACAGTGATGAAATCATCAAAGGGCACAAAACATGAAAATAGTGAGATATGTTGGAAATCAGATAGAAAGACGGAAAACCACATGCAGCTACGAAAGGATATCACAAACCCTTTTCAAAAGCATGAACGCAGACGTGTTAGTCACAACACAGATGATGTTTATGTTTCGCAAGTGTCGACAAGATTTGAAGGAAAGCCCGAGAACTGCCTTCTTCCTACAAGGATTGTTGTTCTGAAGCCCAGTCTTGGGAGGACACAAAGCACAGCTAGAGCCATTTCATCACCAAGCTCTTCAACAAGCTCTCATTCCAGTTACAGAAAGCACAGGGAATTCCGAAGGTCTGGAGATCGGGAACTATTTCCGGAATTAAGGGATCGACCAAAATTGGCCAATAATGTGGACCTTTTGAGGCATAGGACTAGGAGTTCAAGAGAAATTGCTAGGGAAATTACTCAACAAATGAGGCAGAGTGTAAGCAGTGGCTCTGCAAATGTATCATCCTCGGGAAAAGGGTATGTTAGGGATGAAAGCTCATATTGCCTGTCAGGAAAGGACTCGGTAAATGATAATGAAGTATCAACACAGGCTTCCGGACGCTTCAGGCATATTTCATCATCTTATTCAACCGAATCATTTGTGAGCAGGGAGGCCAGGAAGCGTCTCTCTGAACGTTGGAAGATGACTCACAGGTTTCAAGAAGGGGGATCTGCTAGTAAGGGCTCGAGTACGCTCGGTGAAATGCTGGCTCTGTCTGATAGAGAAACAGAGCCAGCAACTTTGGCTTCTACGGTCAATCAGGGTGGTCCATGCAACAGCTCTTCTGGAATGGATATGTTTGAAAGATGGGGTAATCCATCAGGTATTAGCAGCAGGGATGGCTGGAAGGATGCCTTCCCTAGAAAATTACCAAAGTCCAGATCTCTTCCGGCATCTTCCACTGTTTATGGAAGTCAGAAAACAAGAAGCAGCCATGATGTTGTCAGTAATGACAACCATTTTATGTTAAAAGAGGCGATCAACCTGGGGCCTGATTACTCTTTCAAGGAAAACTTTGACCAGAAAGGAATTTCCTGCCCTGGAAATACAAAAGTTGCCAGTGAGGAATCTCAATCTCATCTCCATGCGGATGCAGAAAATAGTCCCACTATACGTGAAATTCATGTTAGTCCAGATGAAACCAAGAATGTGTTTGAGGTAAGGGATTTGTCTGCACAACAACTTATGGTTCCTGAATCATCAGCTGGTTGTGCTGGTGATACAATGCCTCCCACTGACCATATTCCCATTCCCGAATGTGAGGAGGTGCAAATGGACTCCAATACCCATGAGGAGCCACTGCCGGAACCAGCAGACTGTATGATGTTGGTGAAAGATAGCAAGTCAGCTGATTGGGATCAGAATGATTTGATCGTGGAG GAAACACCAGTCAAACAACCTCAAGCAGAGTCACACTGCCAAGTAACAGAACTGGAGTCTCCTCGAAGTTGTAAAGGAGCTGAACAGCCCAGTCCGGTTTCTGTTCTAGAACCAGCATTTGAAGTAGAAACTTCAAGTTCCGAATGCTTTGAGAGAGTCAGTGCAGATCTTCACG GGCTGCGGATGCAACTTCAGCTTCTCAAGTTGGAGACAGCGGAAGCATCCACGGAGGGATCAGATTTCATGGTCTCGAGCGACGAAGAACCTGGAGAAGGATGCAGCAGCCTCATGGAAGACAAGGGAGGGCTCTCAGTGTTGTTTAGTGATGTGGAGAGCAGAGACTTCTCCTTCCTACTTGACGTGCTTGGCGACGCAGGCTTTCACGAGGCCGACTCCGAAATGCTATTCGCGACATGGAACTTGCCAGAACTCCCCATAGGCTCTGGCACATTTGAGGTGTTAGAGAAAAAATATGGTGGGCAGGTGGCATGGCCAAGATCGGAAAGGAGGCTCCTGTTCGATCTCATAAATTCAGCACTGGCAGTGGTTCTCGGGCAGCGCCAGGACCagcgcccatggatgaagttGAAAGGGAGGGCCGGGGTCGTGTGGGGCTGCCGCGTAGGGCTTGCAGATGAGGTGTGGGAGTTGCTGGTTCGGCACGGCAAGGAAGGGAGCGGGGACACGGCAGAAAAGGCATTGGGGAGGGATGTAGGGTGGTTGGATTTGGGAGAAGATGTCGATGTgatagggagagagatagagagagtggtgatggatgagtTGTTGGAGGAAGTGGTCTGTGGGCTATCTTCCTGA
- the LOC131253884 gene encoding dirigent protein 25-like has translation MAHLKAAFYLLLLAISITFTNSARILDEEVPPTGGPVVSPVVSNAIAPPVVVPTQSSITSPVLTQPGVGGPTTSSATVADADPHHTLSFFMHDIIGGTNPTARAVTGIVSNSAINGQLAFAKPNGAVLPINGGVPLTNSNNAVINNNNIPFLTGLGGQTTTTVIQNNGNNIAGSNGLPFVNGGQLPAGTTLQSLLFGTMTVIDDELTEGHELGSVVVGKAQGFYVASSEDGTSQTMAFTVMFESGHYIDTLSFFGVHRTMSSESQLAIMGGTGKYVNAKGYATAQTIHQVDQHTTDGVETLLHFTVYLSY, from the coding sequence atggccCATCTCAAGGCAGCATTCTACCTATTATTGCTAGCTATCTCCATCACCTTTACCAACTCGGCCCGAATCCTCGATGAGGAGGTCCCACCTACAGGTGGCCCAGTGGTCTCCCCTGTGGTGTCCAATGCAATTGCGCCACCTGTCGTTGTCCCCACTCAATCCAGCATTACTTCGCCGGTGTTGACACAACCaggtgtgggtgggcccaccaccaGTAGTGCCACAGTGGCTGATGCTGATCCCCACCACACATTATCCTTCTTCATGCACGACATTATCGGCGGGACGAATCCGACCGCTAGAGCAGTGACTGGGATTGTGTCTAACTCAGCAATCAACGGCCAGCTCGCCTTTGCCAAACCCAATGGCGCGGTCCTCCCAATCAATGGTGGTGTTCCACTCACTAACAGCAATAATGCCGTAATAAACAACAATAACATTCCCTTCCTCACCGGCCTTGGCGGTCAGACAACGACGACGGTGATTCAAAACAATGGAAACAACATCGCCGGCAGCAACGGGCTTCCGTTCGTCAACGGGGGCCAGCTGCCGGCAGGGACCACCCTCCAGAGCCTCTTATTCGGGACGATGACAGTGATTGACGATGAGCTGACTGAAGGACATGAGCTGGGGTCCGTCGTGGTCGGGAAGGCTCAGGGGTTCTATGTGGCTAGCTCAGAGGACGGAACGAGTCAGACCATGGCGTTTACGGTCATGTTCGAGAGTGGCCACTACATCGACACTCTCAGCTTCTTCGGTGTCCACCGCACCATGTCGTCGGAATCTCAATTGGCTATCATGGGTGGGACAGGGAAGTACGTGAATGCCAAGGGATATGCAACCGctcaaaccattcatcaggtggatcaGCACACAACTGATGGAGTTGAAACGCTCCTACACTTCACTGTCTACCTCTCTTACTAA